Proteins co-encoded in one Deltaproteobacteria bacterium genomic window:
- a CDS encoding patatin-like phospholipase family protein produces the protein MLRCGAHAILFATILLCASCAHREAISPAAVKPAPKGPKVALALGAGSSKGFAHIGVLKVLEANKIPVHMIVGTSAGSFVGCFYAYGYNTYQLQRLAFAIEKGDIADLTVPDNGFIKGEKLEEYVNRAVRNTPLESMRIPFYAIATDIQSGQEFVFGTGNTGKAVRASCSIPGVFRPVRIGQRTYVDGGIVSPVAVDAARKLGADVVIAVDISSDHEGGPAPESTVDTILHSIGIMYARLSANQLGRADVVIRPKVGHIGASDFNRRHDAILEGEKAAQDALLKIRDVLRLYGEGKTGL, from the coding sequence ATGCTTCGCTGCGGGGCGCATGCTATTCTTTTCGCAACGATTCTTTTATGCGCATCATGCGCGCACAGGGAGGCGATCTCGCCGGCCGCAGTCAAACCCGCTCCCAAAGGTCCCAAGGTGGCCCTTGCCCTCGGCGCCGGCTCTTCGAAGGGGTTCGCCCACATCGGCGTCCTGAAGGTCCTTGAAGCCAACAAGATACCCGTCCACATGATCGTCGGCACCAGCGCGGGAAGCTTCGTCGGATGCTTCTATGCGTACGGATATAACACGTACCAACTTCAGCGGCTCGCGTTCGCAATCGAGAAAGGCGACATCGCCGACCTCACCGTCCCCGACAACGGGTTCATAAAGGGAGAGAAGCTTGAGGAGTACGTCAATCGGGCCGTCCGGAACACTCCGCTCGAGAGCATGAGGATCCCCTTCTACGCCATCGCCACGGACATACAGAGCGGGCAGGAGTTCGTCTTCGGAACGGGGAACACGGGGAAGGCCGTACGCGCGAGCTGCTCGATCCCCGGCGTTTTCCGTCCCGTCCGGATCGGCCAACGAACGTACGTGGACGGCGGCATCGTAAGCCCGGTGGCGGTGGACGCGGCGAGAAAGCTCGGGGCCGACGTCGTCATCGCGGTGGACATCTCATCGGACCACGAGGGGGGGCCGGCCCCCGAGAGCACCGTGGACACGATTCTCCACTCTATCGGGATCATGTATGCGCGGCTCTCGGCAAATCAGCTCGGCCGTGCGGACGTCGTTATCCGGCCGAAGGTCGGCCACATCGGAGCGAGCGATTTCAACAGGCGGCACGATGCGATCCTGGAGGGCGAGAAGGCCGCCCAGGACGCATTACTCAAGATCAGGGACGTTCTCAGGCTATACGGTGAGGGAAAGACGGGGCTGTAG
- a CDS encoding sigma-54-dependent Fis family transcriptional regulator, which produces MKKVLIADDDESIRWVLQKAVTGMGYCADLAEDGDKALALLSKHPYAAAFVDIRMPGMEGIEVLERVQARKSSTRFFVMTAVRRPDAAARSTRAGAAEFITKPFDLSHIEKLLKDLEKESSSRERPFREEDAEEWRSSRIVGKSRAILEVFQSVGKIADSEATVLLLGERGVGKELVARCIHDLGTPGGPFVTVNTSAIPRDLQEAELFGFEKGSFTGAETAREGKLEAAMGGTLFLDEIGDTPHELQVKLLRVLQEKEFTRLGSNRPLKFRGRVIAATNRDLRRLTADGKFREDLFDRLNVFPVRVPPLSERREDIPLLADFFLQKYCTLLSRPPKSFSKEALEELSSRTWKGNVRELENFVQRLAVLSAGKLLRKEEVVRELAKAEGAPDLSTAPLEQLIEERIREFVRRFGETIGDEENLHALFLRQMEKPLIKVVMEAAGGNQIKAAGILGINRNTLRKKLVFLSLFPKSGKKKRKSR; this is translated from the coding sequence TTGAAAAAAGTCCTGATCGCAGATGACGACGAAAGCATCCGCTGGGTCCTCCAGAAAGCGGTGACGGGGATGGGGTACTGCGCCGACCTCGCCGAGGACGGCGACAAGGCGCTCGCCCTGTTGTCGAAACACCCTTATGCCGCGGCTTTCGTGGATATCCGGATGCCGGGGATGGAGGGGATAGAGGTGCTCGAACGCGTCCAGGCGAGAAAGTCCTCCACCCGGTTCTTCGTCATGACAGCCGTCCGGCGGCCCGACGCGGCGGCGCGATCCACGCGCGCGGGAGCGGCTGAGTTCATCACCAAGCCGTTCGACCTGTCGCACATAGAAAAACTTCTCAAGGACCTGGAAAAGGAATCCTCCTCGCGGGAGCGGCCGTTCCGCGAGGAGGACGCCGAGGAGTGGCGGTCGTCCCGGATCGTCGGGAAAAGCCGCGCCATTCTCGAGGTGTTCCAGAGCGTCGGGAAAATCGCGGACTCGGAGGCCACCGTCCTGCTGCTGGGCGAACGAGGCGTCGGCAAGGAGCTGGTGGCCCGATGCATCCATGATCTTGGCACACCCGGCGGTCCGTTCGTGACCGTCAATACCTCCGCCATTCCGAGGGACCTTCAGGAGGCCGAGCTGTTCGGATTCGAAAAAGGATCGTTCACCGGCGCGGAAACCGCACGGGAAGGAAAGCTGGAAGCCGCCATGGGGGGAACGCTTTTCCTGGACGAGATCGGCGACACCCCGCACGAGCTGCAGGTCAAGCTGCTTCGCGTCCTCCAGGAAAAGGAATTCACGAGGCTCGGCTCGAACCGTCCTCTCAAGTTCAGGGGCAGGGTTATCGCAGCCACCAACCGCGACCTTAGGCGGCTTACTGCGGATGGGAAATTCCGCGAGGACCTATTCGACCGGCTGAACGTCTTCCCCGTCCGCGTACCTCCGCTTTCCGAGAGACGGGAAGACATCCCCCTGCTGGCCGATTTCTTCCTTCAGAAATACTGCACGCTGCTTTCCCGGCCTCCGAAGTCGTTCTCGAAAGAGGCGCTCGAGGAGCTTTCATCCCGCACCTGGAAGGGGAACGTCCGGGAGCTGGAGAATTTCGTGCAGCGCCTGGCGGTCCTCTCCGCCGGAAAACTCCTGCGCAAGGAGGAGGTCGTCCGCGAGCTGGCGAAGGCGGAAGGGGCCCCCGACCTTTCCACCGCCCCCCTCGAGCAGCTGATAGAGGAAAGGATCCGGGAGTTCGTGCGCCGATTCGGCGAAACCATCGGCGACGAGGAGAACCTTCATGCGCTTTTCCTGCGCCAGATGGAGAAGCCGCTTATCAAGGTCGTGATGGAGGCGGCGGGGGGGAACCAGATAAAGGCCGCCGGGATCCTGGGCATCAACCGGAACACGCTCCGCAAGAAACTCGTTTTCCTGTCGCTCTTTCCGAAATCCGGGAAGAAGAAAAGGAAGTCCCGTTGA
- the dusB gene encoding tRNA dihydrouridine synthase DusB: protein MEFRGKLILAPMAGITDTTFRLICRENGADAVLTEMASAKGLLMQPERTRRFLEYSVAERPIGAQLFGASPVEIGEAAAAVGGMGFDFVDINMGCPVRKVTGGGAGSALLANPVLAGEIAAAAVRNAGIPVTAKIRAGFGADTDGFLDVARAVFEAGAAAVTLHPRTRGQMFSGLADWSRIAALKMEFPDRIIIGNGDVRTPGDAARMISETGCDAVMVGRAALGNPWVFREMRNDPARLFAPAGPAALPSAPALPAGERRAVILRHGEEMHRRLGNAGIRDMRKHLAWYSRGIPGAAAFRGDLVRVSTLEDFRAAVERFY from the coding sequence ATGGAATTCAGGGGGAAACTGATCCTCGCGCCGATGGCGGGGATCACCGACACGACGTTCCGGCTCATCTGCCGGGAAAACGGGGCCGACGCCGTCCTCACCGAGATGGCCTCCGCGAAGGGCCTCCTTATGCAGCCTGAGCGGACCCGGCGGTTCCTGGAATATTCCGTAGCGGAACGCCCCATCGGGGCTCAGCTTTTCGGCGCTTCCCCGGTGGAAATCGGCGAGGCCGCCGCCGCTGTAGGGGGCATGGGATTCGATTTCGTCGACATAAACATGGGATGCCCCGTCCGCAAGGTAACCGGGGGGGGCGCCGGGTCGGCGCTCCTTGCCAACCCCGTGCTGGCGGGTGAAATCGCCGCCGCCGCCGTCCGGAACGCGGGCATCCCCGTCACCGCGAAGATACGCGCAGGTTTCGGAGCGGATACGGACGGCTTCCTGGATGTGGCGCGGGCGGTTTTCGAGGCGGGCGCCGCCGCCGTGACCCTCCACCCCCGCACGCGGGGCCAGATGTTCTCGGGCCTGGCGGACTGGAGCCGGATCGCTGCGCTGAAAATGGAGTTTCCGGACCGTATAATCATCGGCAACGGCGATGTAAGAACGCCCGGGGACGCGGCCCGCATGATTTCCGAAACCGGATGCGACGCCGTCATGGTGGGGCGCGCGGCGCTCGGCAATCCGTGGGTCTTCCGGGAAATGCGGAACGATCCGGCGCGGCTCTTCGCTCCGGCGGGACCGGCGGCGCTCCCTTCCGCCCCGGCCCTTCCCGCCGGCGAACGGCGGGCGGTCATCCTTCGCCACGGCGAGGAGATGCACCGGCGGCTGGGGAACGCCGGGATCCGCGACATGCGCAAGCACCTGGCATGGTACAGCAGGGGAATCCCGGGAGCCGCCGCCTTCCGGGGAGATCTTGTGAGGGTTTCCACGCTCGAGGATTTCCGCGCAGCCGTCGAGCGATTCTATTGA
- a CDS encoding PAS domain-containing protein, translated as MSDLHQQVLESVNTGILVFDGDGKLVYMNPAAEEILQGSEQSLKGRHYRTLFRGSPSAVRIARKALAENAAVTGFDVGLRLPNRGPEMPPLSVIIGASPLSWPGGELRGAVLSMKPSEILTMVEREEQAALSAEEMQMLAYGIAHEIKNPLGGILGAAQWILRREASESERGEGIRLIRREAERINGLVEKMLEMGKPARNPRPFALLALLLEAEELLKAEARAQGKEIAFERHVDPSLPDVLGHPDAIFRAIVNIIKNGIEAIGKKGTIRIDGRMNVNFRVSRGRGRKRSFLDVIIADDGSGMSEEDIRKAFLPFYTTKPKGTGLGLVMARQAVTRNGGKLEIKSVRGAGTTVKISLPVEPGKKA; from the coding sequence TTGAGCGACCTCCACCAGCAGGTCCTGGAATCGGTCAACACAGGGATACTGGTGTTCGACGGAGACGGAAAACTCGTCTACATGAACCCGGCCGCTGAAGAGATACTCCAGGGATCGGAGCAGTCCCTCAAGGGCAGGCATTACCGGACGCTTTTCCGGGGAAGCCCCTCGGCCGTCCGCATCGCGAGGAAAGCGCTCGCCGAAAACGCCGCCGTCACCGGATTCGACGTCGGGCTCCGCCTGCCCAACCGGGGACCCGAGATGCCCCCCCTGTCGGTAATCATCGGCGCGTCTCCCCTTTCCTGGCCGGGGGGCGAGTTGCGGGGCGCCGTGCTGTCGATGAAACCGTCGGAGATCCTTACGATGGTGGAACGGGAAGAGCAGGCGGCGTTGAGCGCCGAGGAGATGCAGATGCTCGCCTACGGCATCGCGCACGAGATAAAGAATCCGCTCGGGGGGATACTGGGGGCGGCCCAATGGATTCTCCGCAGGGAGGCGTCCGAGTCGGAGCGCGGGGAGGGGATCCGGCTCATCCGCAGGGAGGCCGAGCGGATCAACGGACTCGTCGAGAAGATGCTGGAAATGGGGAAGCCCGCACGCAATCCGAGGCCTTTCGCTCTTCTCGCGCTGCTGCTCGAAGCGGAGGAACTTCTGAAAGCGGAGGCCCGCGCCCAAGGCAAGGAGATAGCATTCGAGCGTCATGTCGACCCGAGCCTTCCCGACGTCCTCGGGCATCCGGACGCGATCTTCCGGGCGATCGTAAACATCATCAAGAATGGGATCGAAGCGATCGGGAAAAAGGGAACCATAAGGATAGACGGGCGGATGAACGTCAATTTCAGGGTCAGCCGGGGGAGAGGCCGGAAACGCTCCTTCCTCGATGTCATAATCGCCGACGACGGGTCAGGGATGTCCGAAGAGGACATCCGGAAGGCATTTCTACCCTTTTACACGACCAAACCGAAAGGGACGGGCCTGGGGCTTGTCATGGCCCGCCAGGCCGTCACCCGCAACGGCGGCAAACTCGAAATAAAGTCCGTGCGGGGAGCCGGAACGACGGTTAAAATATCCCTTCCCGTCGAACCCGGGAAGAAGGCCTGA
- the thiE gene encoding thiamine phosphate synthase: MNSGNAGVPAAGRIRGLYAILDPSAAVRGGEDPETSLDLALSEALEGGCRTFQYRDKFSPARLLLARAKRFACACREAGALFLVNDRLDVALLSGAEGCHLGQDDLPLPAARRIVPENFLLGVSTHNVSEARKAQEDGADYIGVGAVYRTMSKDDALEPRGPGLVQEVSEAVSIPTVAISGITRENAREVIRAGAAAFAVISNLFSGPGVRERTEEFLRIWEEETSRR, encoded by the coding sequence TTGAACAGCGGCAACGCGGGCGTTCCTGCGGCCGGACGGATCCGCGGCCTTTACGCGATACTCGATCCTTCCGCGGCGGTCCGCGGGGGAGAAGACCCGGAAACGTCCCTCGACCTGGCCCTTTCGGAAGCGCTGGAGGGCGGATGCCGCACTTTCCAGTACCGGGACAAGTTTTCCCCTGCTCGCCTGCTGCTCGCGCGGGCGAAACGTTTCGCCTGCGCTTGCCGTGAGGCGGGAGCGCTCTTCCTGGTGAACGACCGGCTCGACGTGGCGCTGCTTTCGGGGGCGGAAGGATGCCACCTGGGACAGGACGACCTCCCGCTTCCCGCCGCCAGGCGAATCGTTCCGGAAAATTTTCTCCTCGGCGTTTCCACACATAACGTCTCCGAGGCAAGGAAGGCACAGGAGGATGGCGCCGATTACATAGGAGTGGGCGCCGTATACAGGACGATGAGCAAGGACGATGCGCTGGAACCTCGCGGCCCCGGGCTCGTGCAGGAGGTCTCGGAGGCGGTTTCGATTCCAACGGTAGCCATTTCGGGTATCACCCGGGAGAACGCGCGTGAAGTCATCCGCGCCGGGGCCGCCGCATTTGCCGTGATCTCGAACCTTTTTTCCGGACCGGGTGTCCGCGAACGGACCGAGGAGTTCCTAAGGATATGGGAAGAAGAAACGTCCCGCCGGTGA
- a CDS encoding AAA family ATPase, which produces MYEAWFQLKEKPFSLTPDPGFLFLSGSHQQALDHLQFGLGGGEGFIVITGDIGVGKTTVCRAMLSRLPERHSTSLIVNPLLTEKELVRAILTDFGGEDPRGTKKDCLDELNRFLLAEAEKGRLPVLIVDEAQNLPSALLEQIRLLSNLETDKRKLLQIVLIGQNELKEKLSLPELRQLTQRVTVRAEILPLTDKETARYIGHRLAVAGSGGRPLMAPGAERAVYRGTRGVPRLINKLCDRAFLAAFLRGSAVVERKDVRRAAESLAERAGIFRRAKRWLPWAATTTATAILAVLAAHGRAF; this is translated from the coding sequence ATGTACGAGGCCTGGTTCCAACTGAAGGAAAAGCCGTTCTCCCTCACGCCGGACCCCGGTTTTCTGTTCCTGTCCGGGAGCCATCAGCAGGCCCTCGACCACCTTCAGTTCGGTCTTGGGGGCGGCGAAGGGTTCATCGTCATCACCGGGGACATCGGGGTCGGGAAGACCACCGTCTGCAGGGCGATGCTTTCGCGGCTGCCGGAACGACACTCGACGTCCCTTATAGTGAATCCGCTGCTGACGGAAAAGGAACTAGTAAGAGCGATCCTGACCGACTTCGGCGGAGAGGATCCCCGCGGGACGAAGAAGGACTGCCTCGACGAGCTGAACAGGTTCCTGCTTGCGGAGGCGGAAAAGGGGAGGCTCCCTGTCCTGATCGTCGACGAGGCGCAGAACCTGCCATCGGCCCTGCTCGAGCAAATCCGGCTGTTGTCCAACCTGGAGACCGACAAACGAAAGTTGCTCCAGATCGTTCTCATAGGGCAGAACGAGCTGAAGGAAAAGCTGTCGCTGCCCGAGCTGCGGCAGCTCACCCAGAGGGTCACCGTACGGGCGGAAATCCTGCCGTTGACCGATAAGGAGACCGCCCGGTATATCGGGCATCGGCTCGCGGTGGCCGGCAGCGGAGGGCGGCCGTTGATGGCGCCCGGGGCGGAAAGGGCGGTGTACCGGGGCACGCGGGGGGTGCCGCGTCTGATAAACAAGCTGTGCGACCGGGCGTTTCTCGCCGCATTCCTGAGGGGCTCGGCGGTCGTCGAGCGAAAAGACGTGCGGCGCGCGGCCGAGTCCCTCGCCGAACGGGCCGGCATATTCCGCCGCGCGAAACGTTGGTTGCCCTGGGCGGCCACCACCACGGCCACGGCGATCCTGGCGGTGCTTGCGGCGCACGGGAGGGCCTTTTGA
- a CDS encoding secretin N-terminal domain-containing protein: MKGKFRGRRPVLRGMLFAACAVLVVTQCGCYGRQALRKEQPAGAVVSRGAAPPAKRAGQVEGAPSATAPLPDAPVAGMEGAKRSPDEFRKAPRRYTLVMAGADARELFLSLAKENDLNLVLSSDVSGSVTMDIKGATATEIMDEACGLVGCRVERDGKTVRVLPLKRMTRIFRVDYLLTSRAGSGSLTASTSTGGGSATTGGSTSTAGGSSSGGESESRNIVTTEEKFDFWSGMLDEVNSLLSGGDAKAAINKAAGTLAVTDYRENLDKVDRYLRTLEARSRSGVTIETKILEITLDDRTQYGINWTALPDLTSVSLTGALSGGATARQSLSAGTTAFQVGVAGGKFDAVIDALAQSGQINVLSAPKVSTLNNQKAIIRIGRQDVFFRAVVTPATTTSAAFVTFTPDTITEGIILSVTPQIGRDGRIMLAIHPSITEKVGNATAPDGNTAPIVDVRETNTMVTVAEGQTVFIGGLMQERTQEVVRSVPLLGDIPFLGALFRNTDQTKKKTELVILITPRLLQDSNAAEIAALEQERLLRADRGYHVGGKPWVYGTKGESKGLEPWE; this comes from the coding sequence GTGAAAGGGAAATTCAGGGGGCGCAGACCCGTGCTGCGCGGGATGCTGTTTGCGGCATGCGCCGTCCTTGTCGTAACGCAGTGCGGATGCTACGGACGGCAAGCCTTACGGAAGGAACAGCCGGCAGGCGCCGTCGTCTCCCGGGGGGCTGCGCCGCCGGCGAAGCGGGCAGGTCAGGTCGAAGGCGCCCCTTCCGCGACCGCGCCGCTCCCGGATGCTCCGGTCGCAGGCATGGAAGGGGCGAAGCGGTCGCCCGACGAATTCCGGAAAGCCCCGCGCCGATACACGCTGGTGATGGCAGGCGCCGACGCGCGCGAGCTTTTTCTCTCCCTTGCAAAGGAGAACGACCTCAACCTCGTTCTTTCATCCGATGTATCGGGCTCCGTGACGATGGACATAAAGGGCGCGACTGCGACCGAGATCATGGACGAGGCTTGCGGACTCGTGGGCTGCCGGGTGGAGCGGGACGGAAAGACCGTGCGCGTGCTTCCTTTGAAGCGGATGACGCGGATATTCCGAGTCGACTATCTGCTGACTTCCCGCGCCGGGTCCGGCTCGCTCACCGCCTCGACTTCGACCGGCGGAGGCTCCGCGACGACCGGCGGAAGCACGTCCACGGCCGGCGGATCGTCATCCGGCGGTGAGAGCGAGAGCCGCAACATCGTAACCACCGAAGAGAAATTCGATTTTTGGAGCGGCATGCTGGACGAGGTGAATTCCCTCCTTTCCGGCGGAGACGCCAAAGCCGCCATCAACAAGGCAGCGGGCACTCTCGCCGTGACCGACTACCGGGAGAACCTGGACAAGGTGGACCGGTACCTGCGGACGCTCGAGGCGCGCTCCCGGAGCGGCGTGACCATCGAGACGAAGATACTCGAGATCACGCTCGACGACCGCACGCAATACGGGATCAACTGGACGGCGCTTCCCGACCTGACCTCGGTTTCCCTGACCGGCGCGCTTTCCGGCGGGGCCACCGCCCGACAGTCCCTCTCCGCCGGCACCACGGCGTTCCAGGTGGGAGTCGCGGGAGGCAAGTTCGATGCGGTAATCGACGCGCTGGCCCAGTCGGGGCAGATCAACGTGCTGTCCGCGCCGAAGGTGTCGACTCTCAACAACCAGAAGGCGATCATCAGGATCGGCAGGCAGGACGTGTTCTTCCGGGCCGTGGTCACGCCGGCGACGACGACCTCCGCGGCTTTCGTGACCTTCACTCCCGATACGATCACCGAGGGGATAATTCTTTCCGTGACGCCGCAGATCGGGCGGGACGGCAGGATCATGCTGGCCATACACCCCTCCATCACCGAAAAGGTCGGAAACGCGACCGCGCCCGACGGAAATACCGCTCCCATCGTGGACGTACGCGAGACCAACACGATGGTGACCGTGGCGGAGGGGCAGACGGTCTTCATCGGCGGCCTGATGCAGGAACGAACCCAGGAGGTCGTGAGAAGCGTTCCGCTGCTCGGAGACATACCGTTCCTGGGAGCCCTTTTCCGCAACACGGATCAGACGAAGAAGAAGACCGAGCTCGTGATCCTTATCACCCCGCGGCTTCTGCAGGACTCCAACGCTGCGGAGATCGCCGCCCTGGAGCAGGAGAGGCTCCTGCGCGCGGACCGTGGATACCACGTGGGCGGGAAACCATGGGTATACGGGACCAAAGGGGAATCCAAGGGGCTCGAGCCCTGGGAGTGA
- a CDS encoding tetratricopeptide repeat protein has protein sequence MACYNEGIEAGERNDWEAAARRFRELVGQDPSLIEGWNGLGIALLRQGKTEEAGNAIETALSMDPEYPSALMNEGILRLSEGRNPEAAELFSRSAFLDPGRPAHRVNLAIAQSRQGLLAEAEETLIAARRRFPSDADVLYHLGTVYERMGKRARAAEGYSAFLAVSNGKRSALERSVRERLREWGVE, from the coding sequence ATGGCGTGCTACAACGAAGGGATCGAGGCCGGGGAGCGCAACGACTGGGAAGCCGCGGCACGCCGGTTCCGCGAGCTTGTCGGGCAGGATCCGTCGCTTATCGAGGGGTGGAACGGCCTTGGCATTGCACTTCTGCGCCAGGGAAAAACGGAAGAGGCAGGCAACGCGATCGAAACGGCGCTTTCCATGGATCCGGAATATCCATCAGCACTGATGAATGAAGGCATACTTCGCTTGAGCGAGGGACGCAACCCTGAGGCAGCGGAGCTTTTTTCCCGCTCGGCGTTTCTCGATCCCGGACGCCCGGCCCACCGCGTCAATCTTGCCATCGCCCAATCGAGGCAAGGCCTTCTTGCGGAAGCCGAAGAGACGCTTATTGCCGCCAGACGCAGGTTTCCCTCCGACGCCGATGTTCTTTATCACCTCGGGACTGTCTACGAACGAATGGGAAAACGCGCCAGGGCAGCCGAGGGCTACTCCGCATTCCTCGCGGTCTCGAACGGGAAAAGGTCTGCGCTGGAAAGATCCGTCCGGGAGCGGTTGCGCGAATGGGGGGTGGAATAA
- a CDS encoding hydroxymethylpyrimidine/phosphomethylpyrimidine kinase, which translates to MGRRNVPPVILAFGGYDPTGGAGILMDAKAIHAAGGYAAAVPSCLAVQTTAAFHRIVPIPRDAVDSSLACAAKSFPIRAVKIGMVGTRQSAESILSFLDRNPRLPVVLDPVLRASSGTPLLFGNALPAYRKLLFRANVITPNLPEAEKILDRKLRTFGEAIIAARDIYGATGGNVILKGGHFPWKGKRGIDIVFEDGLVTLLPPDGKPARRDAHGTGCALASAMAARLALGEPVVDSARSAKKMLEWWHAGGFPSSEGRWTLFARRG; encoded by the coding sequence ATGGGAAGAAGAAACGTCCCGCCGGTGATATTGGCCTTCGGAGGCTACGACCCCACGGGCGGCGCGGGTATACTGATGGACGCGAAGGCCATCCACGCCGCGGGGGGGTATGCCGCAGCAGTACCCTCCTGCCTTGCGGTCCAGACAACCGCCGCCTTTCATCGCATAGTCCCCATTCCGCGGGACGCTGTCGACAGCTCGCTCGCATGCGCTGCGAAAAGCTTTCCGATTCGCGCGGTGAAAATCGGCATGGTTGGAACGCGGCAGTCTGCGGAGAGCATCCTTTCATTCCTTGACCGTAATCCCCGGCTGCCTGTCGTCCTCGACCCGGTGCTGCGGGCCTCCTCGGGAACCCCTCTCCTCTTCGGGAACGCCTTGCCCGCGTACCGGAAGCTGCTGTTTCGCGCAAACGTGATTACTCCCAACCTGCCCGAGGCGGAGAAGATCCTCGACCGGAAGCTCCGCACGTTCGGCGAGGCGATAATCGCCGCGAGAGACATATACGGCGCAACCGGCGGGAACGTAATCCTCAAGGGAGGACATTTCCCCTGGAAGGGCAAGCGGGGAATCGATATCGTATTCGAGGACGGCCTCGTCACCCTTCTGCCGCCGGACGGAAAACCGGCCCGCCGCGATGCGCACGGCACCGGATGCGCCCTTGCGTCGGCCATGGCTGCACGGTTGGCGCTTGGAGAGCCGGTCGTGGACTCGGCCCGGTCCGCGAAAAAGATGCTCGAATGGTGGCATGCCGGGGGATTCCCGTCGTCGGAGGGCCGGTGGACGCTTTTCGCCCGCCGCGGGTAG